The Streptomyces sp. NBC_01268 genome window below encodes:
- a CDS encoding squalene/phytoene synthase family protein yields the protein MWKRALDRAGVREPRLRRDYTEQRRAVRRFAAAEYAAARLLLPTALLPHVVAAVAFMHDTDDRIDRGTPDERAAALAEWNGLVRKALAEGDSALPVLRCLARTSECHPDVRAHVDGFLRGCEREVTWRTIADDEELGQYVREYSLPALMLTAGLLAPEDASTQTSFIERCHLLIRAMQRIDFLEDLSEDVPAGRHGVPVDAVARHGADLTLPGPALGRLVEEQADRAAADLTAATPLPTLVAPPYRPFVRALVGVQRLRLDAVRRAGASLATRTSGPSAPAAVLLLLGQLARRVRG from the coding sequence ATGTGGAAGCGGGCCCTCGACCGGGCCGGGGTGCGGGAACCGCGGCTGCGGCGGGACTACACCGAGCAGCGGCGGGCGGTACGGCGGTTCGCGGCGGCCGAGTACGCGGCGGCACGGCTCCTGCTTCCCACCGCGTTGCTGCCGCACGTCGTGGCGGCCGTCGCGTTCATGCACGACACCGACGACCGGATCGACCGCGGCACGCCGGACGAACGCGCGGCCGCGCTCGCCGAGTGGAACGGCCTCGTACGCAAGGCCCTCGCGGAAGGCGACTCCGCCCTGCCCGTCCTGCGTTGCCTGGCGCGCACGTCCGAGTGCCACCCGGACGTGCGCGCCCACGTCGACGGGTTCCTGCGGGGCTGCGAGCGCGAGGTCACGTGGCGGACCATCGCCGACGACGAGGAACTGGGCCAGTACGTGCGGGAGTACTCACTGCCCGCGCTGATGCTCACGGCCGGCCTCCTCGCGCCCGAGGACGCCTCCACCCAGACGTCGTTCATCGAACGCTGCCACCTGCTCATCCGCGCCATGCAGCGCATCGACTTCCTGGAGGACCTGTCGGAGGACGTGCCCGCGGGCCGCCACGGCGTCCCCGTCGACGCCGTGGCCCGCCACGGCGCGGACCTCACCCTGCCCGGCCCGGCACTCGGCCGGCTCGTCGAGGAGCAGGCCGACCGTGCCGCCGCCGACCTCACGGCCGCCACCCCGCTCCCGACCCTGGTGGCCCCGCCGTACCGCCCCTTCGTCCGCGCTCTGGTCGGCGTCCAACGCCTCCGCCTCGACGCCGTACGCCGCGCAGGCGCCTCCCTGGCGACCCGCACCTCGGGCCCTTCGGCACCGGCCGCCGTGCTTTTGCTGCTCGGACAGCTGGCAAGGCGGGTTCGGGGCTAG
- a CDS encoding phytase, with translation MTIRLAARASARASALVLCMTLANSFALPAQASGIDSVRPKAETAPLFDDEAGGNANADDPAIWRNAAAPGRSLVIATAKQGGLRVYDLDARQVQSIPAPVGPGADDKPGRFNNVDLVQGLRLRGVRADVAVVSDRGNDRLRIYRIDRDKPGGPLTDVTDPGVRPVFSADQAEINEQQTAYGLATWTDRATGRSYALVSQRNRTRIALLELISTPAGTVDYRQVRTLDLPSSFRLPNGTTWTPCAEPGELPQVEGMVVDPADGTLYAGQEDVGIWRVDAGLTGTPLLVDEVREYGVPGTYDEETEECTPGVDPGFGGTHLSADVEGLTLVSEPDGDGYLLASSQGDDTFVAYDRERDEDNEYEGGFRIAAASATLDGSEVCDGAAALNAPLGTRYPHGLLVVQDGQETPGNGDREATGFKFVDLGEVVDTID, from the coding sequence ATGACGATACGTCTGGCAGCTCGTGCCTCCGCTCGTGCCTCCGCGCTCGTTCTCTGCATGACGCTGGCAAACTCGTTCGCCCTCCCGGCGCAGGCCTCCGGGATCGACAGCGTTCGGCCGAAGGCCGAGACCGCGCCGTTGTTCGACGACGAGGCCGGCGGCAACGCCAACGCCGACGACCCGGCGATCTGGCGCAACGCCGCCGCCCCGGGCCGTAGCCTGGTGATCGCGACCGCCAAGCAGGGTGGCCTGCGGGTCTACGACCTGGACGCGCGCCAGGTGCAGTCGATCCCCGCCCCGGTCGGGCCCGGCGCCGACGACAAGCCCGGTCGCTTCAACAACGTCGACCTGGTGCAGGGGCTGCGCCTGAGGGGCGTGCGCGCGGACGTCGCGGTGGTCAGCGACCGCGGCAACGACCGGCTGCGGATCTACCGCATCGACCGCGACAAGCCCGGTGGCCCGCTCACGGACGTCACCGACCCGGGAGTGCGGCCCGTGTTCTCCGCCGACCAGGCCGAGATCAACGAGCAGCAGACCGCGTACGGCCTGGCCACCTGGACCGACCGCGCCACCGGCCGCTCCTATGCCCTGGTCAGCCAGCGCAACCGCACCCGGATCGCCCTGCTGGAGCTGATCTCCACCCCGGCCGGCACGGTCGACTACCGACAGGTCCGCACGCTCGACCTGCCTTCCTCCTTCCGCCTGCCCAACGGCACCACCTGGACGCCCTGCGCCGAGCCGGGTGAGCTGCCGCAGGTCGAGGGCATGGTCGTCGACCCGGCGGACGGCACGCTGTACGCGGGGCAGGAGGACGTCGGCATCTGGCGCGTCGACGCAGGCCTCACCGGCACGCCGCTCCTGGTCGACGAGGTCCGCGAGTACGGCGTACCGGGCACGTACGACGAGGAGACCGAGGAGTGCACGCCCGGCGTCGACCCCGGCTTCGGCGGCACGCACCTCAGCGCCGACGTCGAGGGTCTGACGCTCGTGTCCGAGCCGGACGGCGACGGCTACCTCCTCGCCTCCAGCCAGGGCGACGACACCTTCGTCGCGTACGACCGCGAGCGTGACGAGGACAACGAGTACGAGGGCGGTTTCCGCATCGCCGCGGCCTCCGCCACCCTCGACGGCTCCGAGGTCTGCGACGGCGCTGCCGCGCTCAACGCTCCGCTCGGCACGCGCTACCCCCACGGCCTCCTCGTCGTCCAGGACGGCCAGGAGACCCCCGGCAACGGCGACCGCGAAGCCACCGGCTTCAAGTTCGTCGACCTCGGCGAAGTCGTCGACACCATCGACTGA